Proteins found in one Candidatus Bathyarchaeota archaeon genomic segment:
- a CDS encoding DUF2206 domain-containing protein, whose translation MIFNRAYLFQNFLAIAVLLQIVMYIALFFDLQLARQVIGTVYLTVIPGLIVVKLLKLEEKFATIERVLFSVGFSIAFLMFSGLLINEFGYLFGLGFPLATLPLSLFINTLILVGAAVAYIRQRKIRQPATTEGISFSPALLLLTLIPLLSIVGIYFVNTTGNNTILLVMIVAIAILGGVSTFFEKSASFYIFAIFMIAIALLFHVSLLSNYIVPFGSDSPAELYVFRNTQLNSHWNPVFAFPADEGLGRFNAMLSITILPTVYSNIIGMDGTWIFKIIYPIIFALVPIALYQLWQPYIGKKFAFLATFLFMAQLTFFTEMVALNRQIIAELFFVLLFLLLLNKKITMQRKFIGFAVFSFGLIFSHYALAQIFLFLILAAWSTSVFYLKKPSLNLKLNMIVFLFVAIFAWYIYTSGAVVFNSFLSFTGYVYNQLGGFFNPASRGQAVLTGLGLAQSPSLLNTISRGFAYLTEIFIVIGVVALVRKKTRFAFERDYTVFSLVAVAFLVLITIVPGLANTLSMTRFYHILLMFLAPFCIIGIWAFVQFIQKQEDKLLVSLLAVIILVPYFLFQTNFVYEVAGADSWSMPLSGYRMDPLRFYGEDGYIDSYSVYGAQWLSRNVRPEWNIVADSGLFTSLTAYGLVYRGYVSGLNNYTVLRSGQFVYLSYISIGYEQSMWNGTLPKLVNQTDVVYCNGGSEVRAVK comes from the coding sequence GTGATTTTTAATCGTGCTTACCTTTTTCAAAACTTTCTAGCCATAGCGGTGCTTTTACAAATCGTGATGTACATCGCGCTTTTCTTTGATTTGCAGCTTGCGCGCCAAGTAATAGGTACAGTTTACCTCACTGTCATTCCAGGCTTAATCGTGGTCAAACTTCTAAAACTCGAAGAAAAATTCGCAACAATCGAGCGTGTCCTTTTCTCAGTCGGCTTCAGCATCGCTTTTTTGATGTTTTCTGGGCTGCTAATCAACGAGTTCGGCTACCTTTTTGGGTTAGGCTTTCCGCTTGCAACTCTGCCCCTTTCGCTCTTCATTAACACCCTAATACTTGTCGGAGCCGCGGTTGCTTACATAAGACAAAGAAAAATCAGGCAACCAGCCACAACAGAGGGCATCAGCTTTAGCCCCGCCCTGCTACTTCTAACTTTGATTCCTCTCTTAAGCATCGTAGGCATATACTTTGTCAACACAACAGGCAACAACACAATCCTGTTAGTCATGATTGTAGCCATAGCCATTCTTGGCGGCGTCAGTACTTTCTTTGAGAAATCAGCAAGCTTCTACATTTTCGCCATCTTCATGATAGCCATAGCGCTCCTGTTCCACGTTTCTCTGCTCTCCAACTATATCGTTCCATTCGGAAGCGACTCCCCGGCAGAACTCTACGTCTTTAGAAACACGCAGCTTAATTCTCACTGGAATCCTGTGTTCGCTTTCCCGGCAGATGAGGGATTGGGCAGATTCAACGCAATGCTCAGCATCACCATCCTGCCAACGGTCTATTCAAACATCATCGGCATGGACGGCACATGGATATTCAAGATTATTTACCCCATAATTTTCGCGTTAGTCCCCATCGCCCTATACCAGCTCTGGCAACCCTACATCGGCAAAAAATTCGCGTTCCTCGCCACTTTTCTTTTTATGGCGCAGTTAACTTTCTTCACCGAAATGGTTGCGCTAAACCGCCAGATAATAGCTGAACTCTTCTTTGTTTTGCTGTTTCTCTTGCTACTAAACAAAAAGATAACGATGCAAAGAAAGTTCATTGGCTTTGCAGTTTTTAGTTTTGGTTTGATATTTTCACACTACGCCTTAGCGCAAATCTTTTTGTTCCTTATCTTAGCGGCATGGAGCACTTCAGTCTTTTATCTCAAAAAACCAAGCCTCAACCTGAAGCTCAACATGATAGTATTCTTGTTTGTGGCTATATTTGCTTGGTACATTTACACGTCGGGCGCCGTTGTTTTTAACAGTTTTTTGTCCTTCACAGGTTACGTGTACAACCAATTAGGCGGCTTCTTTAATCCTGCCTCTAGGGGGCAAGCTGTTTTGACTGGGTTAGGTTTAGCTCAATCTCCCTCGCTACTAAACACGATCAGTCGAGGGTTCGCGTACCTCACTGAAATATTCATTGTCATAGGCGTAGTTGCACTAGTGAGAAAGAAAACACGATTTGCTTTCGAGCGAGACTACACGGTTTTCAGCTTGGTTGCAGTGGCTTTCTTAGTACTCATAACAATCGTTCCTGGACTTGCAAACACATTGTCTATGACGCGGTTCTATCATATTTTACTGATGTTTTTAGCGCCGTTCTGCATAATCGGCATATGGGCGTTTGTGCAGTTCATTCAGAAGCAGGAGGACAAACTGCTTGTTTCACTGCTGGCTGTTATTATTCTTGTCCCTTATTTCCTGTTCCAGACAAACTTTGTTTATGAAGTAGCTGGCGCTGACAGTTGGTCAATGCCGCTTAGCGGTTACAGAATGGATCCGTTGCGTTTCTACGGAGAAGATGGCTACATAGATAGTTACAGTGTGTATGGTGCACAGTGGCTTTCAAGAAACGTTCGTCCTGAATGGAATATTGTAGCAGACAGCGGGCTTTTTACATCGTTGACGGCTTATGGGCTTGTGTATCGAGGTTACGTTTCAGGTTTAAACAATTACACGGTTCTTCGTTCAGGGCAATTTGTATATTTGAGTTACATAAGCATCGGCTATGAACAGTCAATGTGGAACGGTACTCTACCAAAACTGGTCAATCAAACAGACGTTGTCTACTGTAACGGCGGCAGCGAAGTGCGCGCTGTGAAATGA
- a CDS encoding glycosyltransferase family 4 protein, with product MHVCHVWERFWPLEIGGLERYILGLTNYLAKHHSVDFSLVTGRTKFLLLTKNIKKFEDTGFLKVYRLGPKPVDLVNGAFMYVFGSMPKPIEKMKFASLCHEAANWKYAKSADAFHIHGIWKDLEYINLGIFLSRHFQKPLILTLHGAFVGDPLMGGMPLESSTVRTILENDVAAITTYSKEVFSILESMGLGEKSYYITNFVDTPYFSNNGASISPHKTTIIYVGRFEPVQTPDMVVKAFKQVSIQFPNAKLILVGYGTMFSYLKTLIKELKLEQSVAMVGKQTAVRKYLWNSDIFVATNFGYMATLEALSAGLAVVAPHFGVLKETISHGNNGLFFEPDNTDELASVLLTLIKDKELRKRLAVNGAQTAKDYDIRSVAPKIFQVYQSVVKNS from the coding sequence TTGCATGTTTGCCATGTATGGGAAAGATTTTGGCCTCTAGAAATCGGCGGTCTGGAACGCTACATTTTAGGGTTGACCAATTACTTGGCGAAACATCACAGCGTAGACTTTTCACTCGTGACAGGGCGGACAAAATTTCTGCTACTCACAAAGAACATTAAAAAATTCGAGGACACAGGTTTTCTAAAAGTTTACCGCCTTGGACCAAAACCAGTTGACTTGGTTAACGGCGCTTTCATGTATGTTTTTGGCTCGATGCCTAAGCCCATTGAAAAGATGAAGTTTGCAAGTTTATGTCATGAAGCGGCTAACTGGAAATATGCCAAATCAGCTGATGCGTTTCATATACATGGGATTTGGAAAGATTTAGAATACATCAACCTTGGGATTTTTTTGAGCCGGCACTTCCAAAAACCACTGATTCTAACTCTGCATGGCGCTTTTGTTGGCGACCCATTGATGGGCGGAATGCCGCTGGAATCTTCCACTGTGAGAACCATATTGGAGAATGATGTTGCTGCAATCACTACTTACTCAAAAGAGGTTTTTAGCATATTAGAAAGTATGGGACTTGGCGAAAAGAGTTATTATATCACAAACTTCGTTGACACCCCATACTTTAGCAACAACGGCGCGTCAATTTCACCGCACAAAACTACGATTATTTATGTCGGCAGATTTGAACCAGTACAAACTCCAGACATGGTGGTCAAAGCCTTCAAACAAGTCAGCATCCAATTTCCAAACGCTAAGCTTATCCTTGTCGGCTACGGAACCATGTTTAGCTACCTAAAGACTCTAATCAAAGAGCTAAAGCTAGAACAGTCCGTTGCTATGGTTGGCAAACAAACAGCCGTAAGAAAATACCTCTGGAACAGCGATATTTTTGTTGCAACAAACTTCGGCTACATGGCAACTCTCGAAGCTTTGTCGGCAGGACTTGCTGTCGTCGCCCCACATTTTGGAGTGCTAAAAGAGACAATCAGTCATGGAAACAACGGTTTGTTTTTTGAGCCTGATAACACCGATGAATTAGCGTCTGTCCTGTTAACCCTAATAAAAGATAAGGAACTGAGGAAAAGACTTGCAGTAAACGGTGCACAAACCGCCAAGGATTACGATATCCGTTCTGTGGCACCAAAAATCTTCCAAGTTTATCAATCGGTAGTCAAAAACAGTTGA
- a CDS encoding glycosyltransferase, with protein sequence MVIQIRIGVFCPTLSVYGGGEFIAVAIANTLAQNNHHVILFTSERVNPKEIKAFFGETLYPSITNITQPTRFPPRELADFYQTIIHSYIAKTKCDAFIDAFSNCVFPWTDISYIHFPYLNTSAFSKEFPYLENPRIMQAGTLLHVLLEKNLVNYSRHLVLANSHYTADQIRKYQNKTAHVLYPPFASTISAIGKDAIKNSHENLVVTTSRFESNKLLERVPYIALQTEKSIKFAVIGRLTNQEVLKKLQNLTKKLDLTDRVKFYPNASAEQKIALLKRAKIYLHTMVGEHFGISIVEAMALGCLPIVHDSGGMREFVPQQYRYESMQEAAAKIDNEIDNWSNDRTDEMKEISERFSISNFSSRFMHLFSSHYE encoded by the coding sequence GTGGTGATTCAGATAAGAATCGGCGTTTTTTGCCCAACACTTAGCGTATATGGCGGCGGAGAATTCATTGCAGTAGCCATTGCCAACACGTTAGCCCAAAACAACCACCACGTAATCCTCTTCACCAGTGAGAGAGTTAATCCAAAAGAAATCAAAGCCTTCTTTGGAGAAACACTCTACCCATCCATCACGAACATCACGCAACCAACACGTTTTCCTCCAAGAGAGTTAGCAGACTTCTACCAAACAATAATTCACTCCTACATCGCAAAAACAAAATGCGACGCCTTCATCGATGCCTTCTCTAACTGTGTGTTTCCTTGGACAGACATCAGCTACATCCACTTCCCATACCTAAACACATCCGCCTTCAGCAAAGAATTTCCCTATCTGGAAAACCCCCGCATCATGCAAGCTGGCACTTTACTACACGTGTTACTAGAAAAAAATCTTGTCAACTACAGCAGGCATTTAGTTTTAGCAAACAGCCATTACACTGCAGACCAAATCAGAAAGTACCAAAACAAAACTGCCCACGTCCTCTATCCACCCTTCGCCTCCACCATCTCGGCAATAGGCAAGGACGCAATCAAAAACTCACACGAAAACCTTGTGGTAACAACCTCGCGTTTTGAATCAAACAAGCTCCTTGAGCGAGTACCCTACATCGCCTTGCAAACAGAAAAGAGCATAAAGTTTGCAGTAATAGGACGATTAACCAACCAAGAAGTCTTAAAGAAACTGCAGAACCTAACCAAAAAACTAGACCTGACTGACCGCGTAAAATTTTACCCTAATGCCTCAGCCGAGCAAAAGATTGCCCTCTTAAAGAGAGCGAAAATCTACCTGCACACTATGGTTGGCGAGCATTTTGGGATTTCAATCGTTGAAGCCATGGCACTTGGTTGCTTGCCCATCGTTCATGATTCTGGCGGAATGAGAGAGTTCGTTCCGCAACAATACCGCTATGAGAGCATGCAAGAAGCCGCCGCAAAGATTGACAACGAAATCGACAACTGGTCAAATGATAGAACTGATGAGATGAAAGAAATTTCCGAGCGCTTCTCCATCTCGAATTTTTCTTCTCGTTTCATGCACCTGTTCTCCAGCCATTATGAGTGA
- a CDS encoding glycosyltransferase, which yields METLVTIGICVCNGGKLLPNAIESILTQDFPPEQLEVIFVDDGSQDSTPEIIQRYLPFFGGRAKFLSSAWKGLGHARNLIVKEAGGKYVLFVDADERLTSGYVKAQVEVLEKDSQVGVTAGVFKTVPDNLILNLEVTPYIVNQRSFEQPKSFIWKTDKLIGTGGTAFRTEALKQVKGFDEYITGAGEDTDLILRIKKAGWRIQPNLAEFYELHGGLSNLFELWRKYFWYGYSCQKSFRRIKDAFSLPRMSPLAGFVAGLFYSFPAYRFLHEKHVFLLPWHFGLKQTAWTCGFIKGQLSNNFRGDSDKNRRFLPNT from the coding sequence ATGGAAACTCTTGTAACCATCGGCATATGCGTCTGCAACGGTGGCAAACTTCTCCCAAACGCCATCGAAAGCATTCTTACACAAGATTTTCCGCCTGAACAGTTGGAAGTAATTTTTGTTGACGACGGCAGCCAAGACAGCACCCCAGAAATAATCCAGCGTTACCTGCCGTTTTTTGGTGGCAGAGCCAAGTTCTTAAGCTCCGCTTGGAAGGGGTTGGGTCATGCGAGAAATTTAATCGTGAAAGAGGCAGGGGGTAAGTATGTGCTTTTTGTGGATGCTGATGAGAGGTTAACGAGCGGTTACGTGAAGGCGCAGGTTGAGGTCTTGGAAAAAGATAGCCAGGTTGGAGTCACCGCTGGAGTTTTCAAGACGGTTCCTGACAACTTGATTTTGAACCTTGAGGTCACACCATACATTGTCAATCAAAGAAGCTTTGAGCAACCTAAAAGTTTCATTTGGAAAACTGACAAGTTAATCGGTACTGGCGGAACAGCTTTTAGAACTGAAGCTCTAAAGCAAGTTAAAGGGTTTGACGAGTACATAACGGGCGCTGGAGAAGACACCGATTTAATCTTACGAATAAAAAAGGCGGGCTGGCGGATTCAGCCCAACTTGGCAGAGTTCTATGAATTGCATGGCGGATTATCTAACCTCTTTGAACTGTGGCGGAAATATTTCTGGTACGGTTATAGTTGTCAGAAGAGTTTTCGGCGCATTAAAGACGCTTTTTCACTGCCGCGCATGTCGCCGCTTGCTGGTTTTGTAGCTGGGCTGTTTTATTCGTTTCCTGCCTACAGGTTTCTGCATGAGAAACACGTTTTTCTTTTGCCGTGGCATTTTGGTTTAAAGCAGACAGCTTGGACTTGCGGTTTCATTAAGGGACAATTAAGCAATAATTTCCGTGGTGATTCAGATAAGAATCGGCGTTTTTTGCCCAACACTTAG
- a CDS encoding glycosyltransferase produces MVTVTVGLCVKNAEKTIKKATDSLVAQTLPAKDLELIVVDGNSKDNTMRIVKDSLRNARFKVRFFAERTGLGFARQLVVLEATGKYIVWVDADMVLPPDYLEKQVAFMESHPRVGIAGGRYNVHVGYGLVADLENIVYAVDSTFGLRANTSKFGVLPGAEGAIYRVEAVRQAGGFDTSINGAAEDTEMTYRVRAHGWELAVTEVRFTESTQLSWGSLWSQYVWYGRGGHFIFHKDPASLSLWKMSPLAGFVAGILRSPGAYLLTHNKAFFLLPMHYTFKRLAWFCGFCRAHFDGYGHGL; encoded by the coding sequence ATGGTCACGGTGACGGTTGGATTATGCGTAAAGAATGCCGAGAAGACAATCAAGAAAGCCACAGACAGCTTGGTCGCGCAGACTCTTCCAGCCAAAGACTTAGAGTTAATTGTGGTGGACGGCAACAGCAAAGACAATACGATGCGGATAGTTAAGGACAGCTTGAGAAACGCGCGTTTTAAGGTGCGATTTTTCGCTGAAAGAACTGGTTTGGGCTTTGCTAGGCAACTGGTTGTTTTGGAAGCTACTGGCAAGTATATCGTTTGGGTTGATGCTGACATGGTTTTGCCGCCTGATTATCTGGAAAAGCAAGTTGCGTTTATGGAGAGCCATCCGCGGGTTGGGATTGCTGGTGGACGGTATAATGTGCATGTTGGGTATGGTTTGGTTGCTGATTTAGAAAACATCGTGTACGCGGTTGATTCAACGTTTGGTTTAAGAGCTAACACTTCTAAGTTTGGGGTTTTGCCTGGTGCTGAAGGCGCGATTTACAGGGTTGAGGCGGTTAGGCAGGCTGGCGGTTTTGACACAAGCATCAATGGCGCGGCTGAAGATACGGAGATGACTTACCGTGTTAGGGCGCATGGATGGGAGTTAGCTGTTACAGAGGTGCGGTTTACTGAGTCAACGCAGCTTTCTTGGGGTTCACTTTGGAGCCAATACGTTTGGTATGGTCGTGGTGGGCACTTTATCTTTCACAAAGACCCTGCTTCTTTGAGTCTTTGGAAGATGTCGCCGCTGGCTGGTTTTGTAGCTGGAATTCTGCGTTCACCGGGCGCTTATTTGCTAACGCATAACAAGGCGTTTTTTCTGTTGCCTATGCATTATACGTTTAAGCGTTTGGCTTGGTTTTGTGGGTTCTGTCGTGCGCATTTTGATGGGTATGGTCATGGGCTTTAA
- a CDS encoding glycosyltransferase yields MDWSLAVWVSLCAVFFGVPAVYFVYMKKRSSSGWDLNVKNDYSPSVAIMIPVYNEEKTIRLKLENLSKVSYPLDKMEIVVVNDSSTDSTLREINQYIAENSLPKISIFNSKVHLGKTGCLNSALKGINASVVIISDADCFWPHDILRKALGYLSDPTVGAVTGRELLLNPRDSWVTVGEQYYDATVQAIRIGESKMHSTIFFQGGFAAYKRSVLEEFNHFTDDSGTALDIVQKNKRALLIPEVGFFTVSPTIFRDKFAIKLRRASHLQKLWARCLRLMAQGKLAFPKRIALPEIMLHLINPVLFVVLAVLSVFVFFAYRLLALALFFGACVLFAVKKTRTIAVELIQNNLILLVALSFFVSNRKFRFWKPIEASRFGLSEKLLREHKLI; encoded by the coding sequence ATGGATTGGAGTTTGGCTGTTTGGGTTAGTTTATGTGCTGTTTTCTTTGGGGTTCCAGCCGTTTACTTTGTGTACATGAAGAAGCGTTCATCTTCAGGTTGGGATTTGAACGTGAAAAACGATTATTCTCCTTCTGTTGCCATAATGATACCTGTCTATAATGAGGAGAAGACAATAAGGCTTAAACTGGAAAATCTGTCTAAAGTGTCATATCCGCTTGACAAAATGGAAATCGTTGTGGTTAACGATTCTTCAACTGATTCCACTTTAAGAGAAATTAACCAGTACATCGCAGAGAATTCGTTGCCGAAAATCAGTATATTCAACAGCAAAGTGCACTTAGGTAAAACTGGATGTTTAAACAGCGCTTTGAAAGGCATCAACGCCAGTGTGGTGATAATTTCTGATGCTGACTGCTTTTGGCCGCATGACATTCTACGCAAAGCTCTGGGTTATTTGTCTGACCCAACCGTTGGCGCAGTAACAGGGCGTGAGTTGCTTTTGAATCCGAGGGATAGTTGGGTTACTGTGGGCGAGCAGTATTACGATGCCACTGTGCAGGCGATTAGGATTGGCGAATCTAAGATGCATTCAACAATCTTTTTTCAGGGCGGTTTTGCTGCTTACAAGCGAAGCGTGTTGGAGGAGTTTAATCATTTTACAGATGATTCAGGAACTGCGCTAGACATTGTTCAGAAAAACAAGCGTGCTTTATTGATTCCTGAGGTTGGTTTTTTCACGGTTAGCCCGACGATTTTTAGGGATAAATTTGCCATTAAACTTCGGCGTGCTAGCCATTTACAGAAGTTGTGGGCTAGATGCTTGAGGTTGATGGCGCAGGGTAAGTTGGCATTTCCAAAAAGAATAGCACTTCCAGAAATCATGCTTCATTTAATCAATCCTGTGTTGTTTGTTGTTTTGGCGGTTTTGTCAGTGTTTGTTTTCTTCGCTTATCGGCTGCTTGCTTTGGCGTTGTTTTTTGGGGCATGCGTACTTTTTGCTGTTAAGAAAACTCGCACCATAGCGGTTGAGTTAATTCAGAATAACTTGATTTTGCTTGTGGCTTTGTCCTTTTTTGTTTCTAATCGGAAATTTAGGTTTTGGAAGCCCATTGAGGCATCTCGGTTTGGGCTTAGCGAGAAGTTGCTCCGTGAGCACAAATTAATCTAG
- a CDS encoding DUF362 domain-containing protein — MTKVSVASVKNQTFSSSVIDDVVERAIDCLSYDFSGVKNVMIKPNLCYYWNASTGETTDGRVVCSVIKYLKKKIGNDVNITVAEADASAMRTKYAFSILGYNDVCQQNSVELKNLSEGSIVDRTVEVGKASLTLPFNEELLNADLVVNVPKLKTHNFVGVTCAMKNMFGAISKPRKYVYHRNIENVIVAANKIVPSDIVVVDGLIVRGSCPKKLGVIIAGDNALSTDFVAAKAMSFNPKKMLYLHLAAKEKIGATENIHLIEDNITLAEVKKNFPHYSYRMHALSWDLQLRLLRAYTAVSGDVLPPFLEQ; from the coding sequence ATGACGAAGGTAAGTGTTGCATCAGTTAAGAACCAGACATTTTCCAGCAGCGTTATCGATGACGTGGTGGAACGAGCCATCGATTGCTTGAGTTATGATTTTAGCGGCGTAAAAAATGTTATGATTAAACCGAACTTGTGCTATTACTGGAATGCTTCCACGGGCGAGACTACTGATGGGCGGGTTGTTTGTTCAGTAATAAAATATCTCAAGAAGAAAATTGGGAACGACGTTAACATCACTGTGGCTGAGGCTGATGCTTCGGCGATGCGGACCAAATATGCATTTAGCATCTTGGGTTATAATGATGTATGTCAACAAAACAGTGTGGAGCTAAAGAATCTGAGTGAAGGAAGCATTGTTGACAGAACTGTTGAGGTTGGCAAAGCGAGTTTGACGTTGCCTTTTAATGAGGAGCTTTTGAATGCTGATTTGGTAGTTAATGTGCCCAAGCTTAAAACGCATAATTTCGTCGGTGTCACCTGTGCAATGAAGAACATGTTTGGAGCGATTTCGAAGCCGAGAAAATATGTTTATCATCGTAACATCGAGAATGTTATTGTTGCGGCAAACAAGATTGTGCCCTCTGACATTGTTGTGGTTGACGGCTTGATTGTTCGCGGGTCATGTCCAAAAAAGCTCGGTGTAATCATCGCTGGCGACAATGCCTTGTCAACCGATTTTGTGGCGGCTAAGGCGATGAGTTTTAATCCTAAAAAAATGCTTTACCTGCATTTGGCGGCTAAAGAAAAAATCGGTGCCACGGAAAACATCCATCTAATCGAAGATAACATTACTTTGGCTGAGGTCAAGAAGAACTTTCCGCATTACAGTTACCGCATGCACGCGCTGTCTTGGGATTTGCAGCTTCGGTTGCTGAGGGCTTACACTGCCGTTTCAGGAGACGTTCTTCCACCATTCTTAGAGCAGTAA
- a CDS encoding Gfo/Idh/MocA family oxidoreductase, whose product MLSLTALSFCFLAVGCGFLLRVGIAGLGHMGQLHMLNAMRVDGVDVVAGADKYLKNRKFAERFHAKSYDDYSKLLDSEELDAVIISLPNYVKKDCVFYAADRGLDIFLDKPIARNLAEANEVLGKVKKENVRMMVGVNYRYFPCVQKIKSKLDSGEIGDTVIATSELVMNGPISHALVPAPVPDWWLDKNLAGGGALLDLGYHLIDVLCWMLGDFDVAYSCLGHKLNLPIEDTGTIVLKSKTSDTTGIVNVGWFSKSIFPDFNFRINMHGTVSFDSTDRYIPNNPRVNALKEGLCNLARRIIQKKPTYLSYTYYYASFYKIIQQFFEALKTGADFPVSLDKQLDVIRLIDTAYSKNEWK is encoded by the coding sequence ATGCTTTCTTTGACAGCTCTTTCTTTTTGTTTTTTAGCAGTTGGTTGTGGATTTTTGCTCAGGGTCGGGATTGCGGGTTTAGGACACATGGGTCAGCTTCACATGCTTAATGCGATGCGTGTGGACGGCGTTGATGTGGTGGCTGGAGCCGATAAATACCTAAAGAACCGCAAGTTTGCAGAACGATTTCATGCTAAGAGTTATGATGATTACAGTAAACTGTTAGACTCAGAAGAACTCGATGCGGTTATTATTTCGTTGCCGAATTACGTGAAAAAAGACTGCGTGTTTTACGCGGCTGATAGAGGTCTTGATATTTTTCTAGACAAGCCTATTGCCCGCAACCTTGCTGAAGCCAACGAAGTGCTTGGCAAGGTTAAGAAAGAGAATGTTCGCATGATGGTTGGGGTTAATTACCGTTATTTTCCTTGTGTGCAGAAAATTAAGAGCAAGCTTGATAGCGGAGAAATCGGCGATACTGTCATCGCTACTTCGGAACTTGTAATGAATGGCCCTATTTCGCATGCTCTTGTGCCGGCTCCAGTCCCCGACTGGTGGCTTGACAAGAATTTAGCTGGTGGCGGCGCGTTGCTTGATTTGGGTTACCATTTGATTGATGTTTTGTGCTGGATGCTGGGTGATTTTGATGTCGCTTACTCGTGTTTGGGGCACAAGTTGAATTTACCTATTGAAGATACAGGAACAATTGTTTTGAAATCCAAGACAAGCGATACAACTGGAATAGTTAATGTTGGCTGGTTCTCAAAATCGATTTTCCCAGATTTCAATTTCAGAATCAACATGCACGGAACTGTGAGTTTTGACTCAACTGATCGTTACATTCCAAACAATCCGCGAGTAAACGCCCTCAAAGAGGGACTGTGCAATCTTGCCCGACGGATTATCCAGAAAAAGCCAACTTATCTCTCTTACACGTATTATTACGCCTCTTTTTACAAAATAATTCAGCAGTTTTTTGAGGCGTTAAAGACAGGTGCGGATTTTCCTGTTTCTTTAGACAAGCAGTTGGATGTTATTCGACTGATTGATACGGCTTATAGTAAGAATGAGTGGAAATGA
- a CDS encoding glycosyltransferase family 2 protein produces MVELNPSISVVIATLNEEEGIGPTISELQQVLGNPYLVVVDGNSVDRTMEIAKNMGADVLLQEGKGKGAAMFQGFSPLCSKVQYIVFTDADYTYPAEYVPKMLEVLEQNPQVGMVIGNRFKGQHNHDKSVTNPFYVGNKLLAFAQFVMNGVKLDDPLSGLRIVRSEVLDGWKPKSKGFDVEAEMNAFVEKKGYKIVEVPIDYRDRLGEKKLKLRDGLGIMKRILVESLTF; encoded by the coding sequence ATGGTCGAACTTAACCCGAGTATTTCTGTAGTTATTGCAACACTCAACGAGGAAGAAGGCATAGGACCAACCATTAGCGAACTACAACAGGTTTTGGGTAATCCCTACTTGGTTGTGGTTGACGGCAACAGCGTTGACAGAACCATGGAAATAGCGAAGAACATGGGCGCTGATGTTTTGCTGCAAGAGGGCAAAGGCAAGGGAGCCGCTATGTTTCAAGGGTTCAGTCCTCTTTGCTCCAAAGTGCAGTACATCGTTTTCACTGATGCAGATTACACTTACCCAGCAGAGTATGTTCCTAAGATGCTTGAAGTGCTGGAACAGAATCCCCAGGTCGGCATGGTTATTGGCAACAGGTTCAAAGGTCAACATAACCATGACAAGTCAGTCACAAACCCCTTTTATGTAGGTAACAAGTTGCTGGCGTTTGCTCAGTTCGTGATGAACGGCGTTAAACTTGATGACCCCTTGTCAGGTTTAAGGATTGTACGTAGTGAAGTTTTAGATGGTTGGAAGCCAAAGAGTAAAGGATTTGATGTAGAAGCAGAAATGAACGCGTTTGTTGAAAAGAAGGGGTACAAGATTGTTGAGGTGCCGATTGATTATCGTGACAGGCTTGGTGAAAAGAAGCTTAAGCTGAGAGACGGCTTAGGCATAATGAAGAGGATTCTGGTTGAGAGCTTGACCTTTTAA
- a CDS encoding DegT/DnrJ/EryC1/StrS family aminotransferase — translation MTNNSELGELAKQYRFYGSGAGKTIFVDFGRHMVLPEISAILGIYQLNRLEEFISKRNEIANKYNEMFEKINTIGIVSCPACYRSSYYKYPLKLNDKIDKTKFTQLLFEDFGIETGNIFYPLCHLQTVYKKLGALSYASLLTAETVLSRTLALPMHVQLTAQDVNYVLEKVTFLLHALS, via the coding sequence GTGACTAACAATTCAGAACTTGGCGAGTTGGCAAAACAATACAGGTTCTACGGTTCAGGAGCTGGGAAAACTATTTTTGTTGATTTTGGGCGTCACATGGTTTTGCCTGAGATTTCTGCGATTTTAGGCATTTACCAGTTGAATCGGCTTGAAGAGTTCATTTCAAAGCGAAATGAAATAGCTAACAAATACAATGAAATGTTTGAGAAAATCAACACTATAGGGATTGTTAGTTGCCCTGCGTGTTACAGAAGCAGCTATTACAAGTACCCTTTGAAATTAAATGATAAAATAGACAAAACAAAATTCACCCAGTTACTTTTTGAGGATTTCGGCATTGAAACTGGAAATATTTTTTATCCGCTATGTCACCTCCAAACTGTCTACAAAAAGCTAGGAGCTCTTTCGTATGCAAGCTTGTTAACGGCTGAGACTGTTCTTTCTAGAACGTTGGCTCTGCCGATGCATGTGCAATTAACTGCTCAAGATGTTAATTATGTCCTTGAAAAAGTTACTTTTCTGCTTCACGCCCTTTCTTAA